In Trifolium pratense cultivar HEN17-A07 linkage group LG7, ARS_RC_1.1, whole genome shotgun sequence, a genomic segment contains:
- the LOC123896316 gene encoding cathepsin L-like → MDDDEYDDYYLDQDRVDLRDRGYFNEVTDQGRVEGECCYAHAAVGAVEYLHHRKQHGQNRVILSPQDIYNNLVYGQNGVEEDAQEDDEVDKHAKTSMQTLAWICENGCVLQAACPYTGVAVPPKPLAERRNDVRLRIETFKPVKLRNLEDHVRTIGPVIAAIDWVKELDNWGAEDVIYTGPVDAAAFDGAEGHSVLVMGFGPDYWLVRNSHGVNWGNAGYAKFTRAKVHGRFLIDGCWAPVGIAYRDPGGADYNAI, encoded by the exons ATGGACGATGACGAGTACGATGACTATTACTTGGACCAAGACAGG GTTGATCTGAGAGACAGAGGATATTTTAATGAAGTGACAGATCAAGGACGAGTGGAGGGAG AATGTTGCTATGCACATGCTGCTGTCGGTGCAGTTGAATATTTGCACCACAGAAAGCAACATGGCCAGAATCGTGTAATTCTTTCACCTCAGGACATATACAACAATTTGGTCTATGGCCAAAATGGAGTCGAAGAGGATGCCCAAGAGGATGATGAGGTTGATAAGCATGCAAAGACTAGTATGCAAACTTTAGCTTGGATTTGTGAGAACGGGTGTGTCTTACAAGCAGCATGTCCATATACAGGAGTGGCTGTCCCGCCTAAACCTTTAGCGGAGCGTCGAAATGAT GTAAGGTTAAGAATCGAAACCTTTAAACCCGTGAAGCTTCGCAATTTAGAGGATCACGTAAGGACAATCGGACCTGTGATAGCGGCGATAGACTGGGTTAAAGAATTGGATAATTGGGGTGCAGAG gaTGTTATATATACCGGACCAGTTGATGCAGCCGCGTTTGATGGAGCAGAAGGACATTCTGTTCTTGTCATGGGGTTTGGACCAGACTACTGGTTGGTCCGTAACTCTCATGGAGTTAATTGGGGAAATGCCGGATACGCCAAGTTCACTAGAGCAAAGGTACATGGTAGGTTTCTCATAGATGGGTGTTGGGCACCTGTAGGAATAGCATACCGGGATCCAGGTGGAGCAGATTATAATGCCATATGA